A window of Candidatus Pantoea floridensis contains these coding sequences:
- the pgk gene encoding phosphoglycerate kinase codes for MSVIKMTDLDLAGKRVLIRADLNVPVKEGKVTSDARIRASLPTIEAALKQGAKVMVTSHLGRPTEGEYNEEFSLLPVVNYLKEKLNSTNVTLAKDYLEGVEVGAGELVVLENVRFNKGEKKDEETLSKKYAALCDVFVMDAFGTAHRAQASTHGVGKFAPIACAGPLLSAELEALGKVMSNPERPLVAVVGGSKVSTKFDVLQSLVKIADTVIVGGGIANTFVAIDNKVGKSLYEPDFVEAAKKLRDEHGIPVPTDSRVGTEFSETAPATVKKVTEVADNEEIMDFGDETANAMAAILKDAKTILWNGPVGVFEFPNFRKGTEIVANAIADSNAFSVAGGGDTLAAIDLFGIEDKISYISTGGGAFLEFVEGKKLPAVAMLEERAKQ; via the coding sequence ATGTCTGTAATTAAGATGACCGATCTGGATCTTGCTGGTAAACGCGTTCTGATCCGTGCCGATCTCAACGTGCCAGTGAAAGAAGGGAAAGTGACGTCAGATGCACGTATTCGTGCTTCTCTGCCTACCATCGAAGCGGCGTTGAAACAGGGCGCGAAAGTGATGGTTACCTCTCACCTAGGTCGTCCGACTGAAGGTGAATACAACGAAGAGTTCTCCCTGCTGCCGGTTGTTAACTACCTGAAAGAAAAACTGAACAGCACCAACGTAACCCTGGCGAAAGACTATCTCGAAGGCGTAGAAGTTGGCGCGGGTGAGCTGGTGGTGCTGGAAAACGTACGCTTTAACAAAGGCGAGAAAAAAGACGAAGAAACTTTGTCGAAGAAATATGCCGCGCTGTGCGACGTCTTCGTTATGGATGCGTTCGGTACTGCGCACCGTGCGCAGGCTTCTACCCACGGCGTGGGCAAGTTCGCGCCTATCGCTTGTGCCGGTCCGCTGCTGTCTGCTGAGCTGGAAGCATTGGGTAAAGTGATGAGCAATCCAGAGCGTCCGCTGGTTGCTGTGGTAGGCGGTTCTAAAGTTTCTACCAAATTTGACGTGCTGCAGTCGCTGGTTAAGATCGCCGACACCGTGATCGTGGGCGGTGGTATCGCGAATACCTTCGTTGCCATCGACAATAAAGTGGGCAAGTCACTGTACGAGCCAGACTTCGTTGAAGCGGCGAAAAAGCTGCGTGACGAGCACGGCATCCCGGTTCCTACTGATTCCCGCGTAGGCACGGAATTCTCTGAAACTGCACCGGCAACCGTGAAAAAGGTTACCGAAGTTGCGGATAACGAAGAGATTATGGACTTCGGCGACGAAACTGCGAACGCGATGGCTGCGATCCTGAAAGACGCGAAAACCATCCTGTGGAACGGTCCGGTTGGCGTGTTCGAATTCCCTAACTTCCGTAAAGGTACCGAGATCGTGGCCAACGCCATCGCTGATAGCAATGCATTCTCTGTTGCCGGTGGCGGCGATACGCTGGCCGCTATCGACCTGTTCGGTATCGAAGATAAGATCTCCTATATCTCTACCGGCGGCGGCGCATTCCTCGAGTTCGTGGAAGGCAAAAAACTGCCAGCAGTTGCTATGCTGGAAGAGCGCGCGAAGCAGTAA
- a CDS encoding IclR family transcriptional regulator domain-containing protein translates to MSSQPNQSLIDGIRCLQYLVSSDKAVGCRELARQMGMNSTRVNRLLMTMAAIGLTTQDEHRRYLPGPGIHALAAQAIRGSSLFAQALPQLELHAPRDIVVALGVLWEDQVIYIWHSEPGERTSASQALAGFRMLPAWQSVIGVSLLAAESDEALQPRFSDAQWQQIAPLLARKRGEDHLIWHRDDGEISMAQPIDNNRAALAFAKIWQPDEAHLAERLQQLQTLAQVLISPH, encoded by the coding sequence ATGTCTTCTCAACCCAACCAAAGCCTGATTGATGGTATTCGCTGCCTGCAATATCTGGTTTCCAGCGACAAAGCCGTAGGTTGTCGTGAATTGGCACGTCAGATGGGGATGAATAGCACGCGGGTTAATCGGCTGCTGATGACCATGGCTGCAATAGGTCTGACGACGCAGGATGAACATCGGCGTTATCTGCCTGGTCCTGGCATTCACGCGCTGGCGGCGCAGGCGATTCGCGGCTCTTCGCTGTTTGCGCAGGCTTTGCCACAGCTGGAACTTCACGCGCCGCGTGATATCGTGGTTGCCCTGGGCGTACTGTGGGAAGATCAGGTGATCTATATCTGGCACTCTGAGCCCGGCGAACGTACCAGCGCCAGTCAGGCGCTGGCTGGCTTTCGTATGCTGCCTGCCTGGCAATCGGTAATTGGCGTGTCGCTGCTGGCGGCTGAAAGTGATGAGGCGCTGCAACCGCGCTTTAGCGATGCGCAGTGGCAACAAATTGCTCCGCTGCTGGCGCGCAAGCGTGGTGAAGACCATCTGATTTGGCATCGTGATGACGGTGAAATCAGCATGGCGCAGCCAATCGATAACAATCGCGCGGCGCTGGCCTTTGCTAAAATCTGGCAGCCTGATGAGGCGCATCTCGCGGAGCGTCTGCAACAGCTGCAAACTCTGGCGCAGGTTTTGATTAGCCCGCACTAA
- the tkt gene encoding transketolase, whose product MPSRKELANAIRALSMDAVQKANSGHPGAPMGMADIAEVLWRDFLNHNPTNPLWADRDRFVLSNGHGSMLIYSLLHLTGYNLPMSELQNFRQLHSKTPGHPEYGYTAGVETTTGPLGQGIANAVGFAIAERTLAAQFNRPGHDIVDHNTYVFMGDGCMMEGISHEVCSIAGTLKLGKLVAFYDDNGISIDGHVDGWFTDDTAKRFEAYGWHVVRGVDGHDADAIKKAVEEAKAVSDKPSLLMCKTVIGFGSPNKAGTHDSHGAPLGADEIALTRKQLGWNHGPFEIPSDIYAQWDAKEAGQAKESAWDKKFAAYAAAHPELAAEFKRRVNNELPANWASESQKFIEQLQANPAKIASRKASQNAIEAFGKILPEYLGGSADLAPSNLTMWSGSKPINEDAAGNYIHYGVREFGMTAIANGIALHGGFLPYTATFLMFVEYARNAARMAALMKIRQIMVYTHDSIGLGEDGPTHQPVEQMASLRVTPNMSLWRPCDQVESAVAWKYAIERVDGPSALIFSRQNLAQQDRSAEQLANVARGGYVLKDSQGTPELILIATGSEVELAVAAYEQLTAEGRKVRVVSMPSTDVFDKQDAAYRESVLPKAVAARVAIEAGIADYWFKYTGLNGAIVGMTTFGESAPADQLFKEFGFTVENVVKTAKSIL is encoded by the coding sequence GGGACATCCGGGTGCCCCAATGGGCATGGCGGACATCGCCGAAGTGCTGTGGCGTGACTTCCTGAACCATAACCCTACTAACCCGCTGTGGGCAGATCGCGACCGCTTCGTGCTGTCTAACGGTCACGGCTCAATGCTGATTTACAGCCTGCTGCATCTCACTGGCTACAACCTGCCAATGAGCGAACTGCAGAACTTCCGTCAGCTGCATTCTAAAACTCCAGGTCATCCGGAATACGGCTACACCGCTGGCGTGGAAACCACCACCGGCCCGCTGGGTCAGGGCATTGCAAACGCAGTCGGTTTTGCCATTGCCGAGCGCACGCTGGCGGCACAGTTCAACCGTCCCGGTCATGACATCGTAGACCATAACACCTACGTGTTTATGGGCGACGGCTGCATGATGGAAGGCATTTCTCACGAAGTGTGCTCCATCGCCGGTACCCTGAAGCTGGGCAAACTGGTTGCCTTCTATGATGACAACGGCATCTCTATCGACGGCCACGTGGATGGCTGGTTCACGGACGACACCGCGAAACGCTTCGAAGCCTACGGCTGGCACGTAGTGCGCGGCGTGGACGGTCACGACGCTGACGCGATTAAGAAAGCGGTGGAAGAAGCCAAAGCGGTTTCCGATAAACCTTCGCTGCTGATGTGCAAAACCGTGATCGGCTTCGGTTCGCCGAACAAAGCCGGCACGCACGACTCGCACGGCGCGCCGCTGGGTGCCGATGAAATCGCGCTGACCCGCAAGCAGCTGGGCTGGAACCACGGTCCGTTCGAAATCCCTTCAGACATTTACGCGCAGTGGGATGCTAAAGAAGCCGGCCAGGCGAAAGAGTCTGCGTGGGATAAGAAGTTTGCTGCCTACGCTGCCGCGCATCCGGAGCTGGCTGCTGAGTTCAAGCGTCGCGTGAACAACGAATTGCCAGCTAACTGGGCCAGCGAGTCGCAGAAATTCATTGAGCAGCTGCAGGCCAACCCGGCGAAAATCGCCAGCCGTAAAGCCTCGCAGAATGCCATTGAAGCATTTGGTAAAATCCTGCCGGAATACCTGGGCGGCTCCGCTGACCTGGCGCCAAGCAACCTCACCATGTGGTCGGGTTCTAAGCCGATCAATGAAGACGCGGCGGGCAACTATATTCACTACGGCGTGCGCGAATTCGGTATGACCGCTATCGCCAACGGTATTGCGCTGCACGGCGGCTTCCTGCCGTACACCGCCACCTTCCTGATGTTCGTTGAGTACGCGCGTAACGCCGCACGTATGGCCGCGCTGATGAAAATCCGTCAGATCATGGTCTACACGCATGACTCGATTGGCCTGGGCGAAGATGGCCCTACGCACCAGCCGGTTGAGCAGATGGCCAGCCTGCGCGTGACGCCAAACATGAGCCTGTGGCGCCCGTGCGACCAGGTTGAATCTGCAGTGGCGTGGAAGTACGCCATCGAGCGCGTTGACGGTCCATCGGCGCTGATCTTCTCGCGTCAGAACCTGGCACAGCAGGATCGCAGCGCTGAGCAGCTGGCTAATGTGGCGCGCGGCGGTTACGTGCTGAAAGACAGCCAGGGAACGCCTGAGCTGATCCTGATCGCTACCGGTTCCGAAGTGGAGCTGGCGGTGGCGGCGTATGAGCAGCTGACGGCCGAAGGCCGTAAGGTGCGCGTGGTCTCTATGCCGTCTACCGACGTCTTCGATAAGCAGGATGCGGCGTACCGTGAATCCGTGCTGCCGAAAGCCGTTGCCGCACGCGTGGCAATCGAAGCGGGCATCGCCGATTACTGGTTCAAATACACCGGCCTGAACGGCGCAATCGTCGGTATGACCACCTTCGGTGAGTCAGCGCCGGCGGATCAGCTGTTCAAAGAGTTTGGCTTCACCGTTGAGAACGTAGTTAAGACGGCGAAATCGATTCTGTAA
- the fbaA gene encoding class II fructose-bisphosphate aldolase has translation MSKIFDFVKPGVVTGDDVQKIFQVAKENKFALPAVNCVGTDSINAVLEAAAKVKAPVIVQFSNGGAAFIAGKGFKTDEPQGAAIAGAIAGAYHVHLMAEKYGVPVILHTDHCAKKLLPWIDGLLDAGEEHFKKTGKPLFSSHMIDLSEESLEENIEISSKYLARMAKLDMTLEIELGCTGGEEDGVDNSHMDASALYTQPEDVDYAYTELNKISPRFTIAASFGNVHGVYKPGNVKLTPTILRDSQEYVTKKHNLPHNALNFVFHGGSGSSAAEIEESIGYGVIKMNIDTDTQWATWDGILQYYKKNEAYLQGQLGNPNGADSPNKKYYDPRVWLRSAQASMVVRLEQAFKELNAVDVL, from the coding sequence ATGTCTAAAATTTTTGATTTCGTAAAACCCGGCGTTGTCACTGGTGACGACGTTCAGAAAATTTTCCAAGTAGCGAAAGAAAACAAATTCGCTCTGCCTGCAGTTAACTGCGTTGGCACGGATTCCATCAACGCGGTACTGGAAGCTGCGGCCAAAGTGAAAGCGCCGGTCATCGTTCAGTTCTCCAATGGTGGTGCTGCCTTCATCGCCGGTAAAGGTTTTAAAACTGATGAGCCACAAGGCGCGGCAATCGCTGGTGCTATTGCGGGTGCCTATCATGTGCATCTGATGGCTGAAAAATACGGCGTGCCAGTTATCCTGCACACCGACCACTGCGCGAAGAAACTGCTGCCGTGGATCGATGGTCTGCTGGACGCTGGCGAAGAGCACTTCAAGAAAACCGGTAAGCCACTGTTCTCCTCGCACATGATTGATCTGTCTGAAGAGTCACTGGAAGAGAACATCGAGATCTCCTCTAAGTATCTGGCGCGTATGGCTAAGCTGGATATGACCCTGGAAATCGAACTGGGTTGCACCGGTGGCGAAGAAGACGGCGTGGACAACAGCCACATGGACGCTTCTGCCCTGTACACCCAGCCAGAAGACGTTGATTACGCCTACACCGAGCTGAACAAAATCAGCCCACGTTTCACTATCGCGGCTTCCTTCGGTAACGTGCACGGCGTGTACAAGCCAGGCAATGTGAAACTGACCCCAACCATCCTGCGTGATTCTCAGGAATACGTAACCAAGAAACATAATCTGCCGCACAACGCGCTTAACTTCGTGTTCCACGGTGGTTCAGGTTCTTCTGCGGCAGAAATCGAAGAATCAATCGGTTACGGCGTAATCAAAATGAACATCGATACCGACACCCAGTGGGCAACTTGGGACGGTATCCTGCAGTACTACAAAAAGAACGAAGCCTATCTGCAAGGCCAGCTGGGTAACCCGAACGGCGCTGATAGCCCGAACAAGAAATACTACGATCCACGCGTTTGGCTGCGTTCAGCGCAGGCATCAATGGTTGTTCGTCTGGAACAAGCATTCAAAGAACTTAACGCTGTCGACGTTCTGTAA
- the epd gene encoding erythrose-4-phosphate dehydrogenase, giving the protein MTVRVAINGFGRIGRNVLRALYETGRRAEITVVAINELADAAGMAHLLKYDTSHGRFAFDVRQERDQLFVGEDTIRILHQAEIEVLPWRELNVDIVLDCTGVYGSRADGEAHLLAGAKKVLFSHPGGNDLDATVVFGVNEQALKQTDRIVSNASCTTNCIIPVIKLLDDAFGIESGTVTTIHSAMHDQQVIDAYHSDLRRTRAASQSIIPVDTRLAAGITRIFPKFNDRFEAIAVRVPTINVTAIDLSVSVREAVKACEVNALLQNASEGAFRGIVDYTELPLVSVDFNHDPHSAIVDGTQTRVSGHHLIKTLVWCDNEWGFANRMIDTTLAMAASGFR; this is encoded by the coding sequence ATGACCGTTCGCGTAGCAATAAATGGTTTTGGTCGTATCGGGCGTAACGTGTTGCGCGCTCTGTATGAAACCGGCCGCCGGGCTGAAATCACCGTGGTCGCCATTAACGAACTGGCGGACGCCGCCGGCATGGCGCATCTGCTGAAGTACGATACCAGCCATGGACGTTTTGCCTTTGATGTGCGCCAGGAGCGCGACCAACTGTTTGTTGGCGAGGACACCATCCGCATCCTGCATCAGGCCGAAATAGAGGTGCTGCCGTGGCGAGAATTGAATGTGGATATCGTGCTGGATTGCACCGGCGTTTACGGTAGCCGCGCCGATGGCGAGGCACATTTGCTGGCGGGCGCGAAGAAAGTGTTGTTCTCGCATCCTGGCGGTAACGATCTTGATGCCACCGTGGTGTTCGGTGTAAACGAACAAGCTCTTAAACAAACTGACCGCATCGTCTCCAACGCATCCTGTACCACCAACTGTATTATTCCGGTGATCAAATTGTTGGATGACGCGTTTGGCATTGAGTCGGGCACCGTAACCACCATTCACTCAGCGATGCACGATCAGCAGGTGATTGACGCCTATCACAGCGATCTGCGCCGTACCCGCGCCGCCAGTCAATCGATCATTCCGGTGGATACGCGTCTTGCTGCTGGCATTACCCGTATTTTTCCGAAATTTAACGATCGCTTCGAGGCTATTGCGGTGCGCGTACCCACCATCAACGTGACAGCCATTGATTTAAGCGTGTCTGTGCGCGAGGCGGTGAAGGCGTGTGAGGTCAACGCGTTGCTGCAAAACGCGTCAGAAGGGGCGTTTCGTGGTATAGTTGACTATACGGAATTACCGTTAGTCTCAGTAGATTTTAACCATGATCCGCACAGTGCCATCGTTGATGGCACGCAAACGCGGGTTAGTGGTCATCACCTTATCAAAACGCTGGTTTGGTGTGACAACGAGTGGGGCTTTGCTAACCGCATGATCGACACGACGTTAGCAATGGCCGCAAGCGGTTTCAGGTAA
- a CDS encoding FAD-dependent oxidoreductase, giving the protein MQIFSSQNARDFPQQQLQADLLVAGGGLAGVCAALAAAREGLSVVLIQDRPVLGGNASSEVRLWANGATSHMGNNNRWAREGGIMGEIMEENLWRNKEGNPVLFDLVLLDIVQAQPGLTLLLNTVVTDIEKSGRRLQAVQAFNAINQTHYRVSAAQFIDASGDGVLGYLAGAAHRVGAESVDEFGEKMAPGENFGHKLGHSIYFYTKRTAQPVRFVPPSFALKEISAIPRYQRLNATLNGCDLWWLEWGGRLDTVHESETIKWELWKIVWGVWDYIKNAGEFPDAANLTIEWVGLIPGKRESRRFLGDTLLCQQDIIEQRDHYDAVAYGGWSIDLHPADGVYSQHEGCRQFHSKGTYTIPFRALYSQSLDNLLLTGRLISATHVAFGSARVMCTCGVLGEAVGRAAAICQRQQLTPAELAQPDRVGDLQQQLLRQGAFIPRVPLANPARDAQVTVSSTLQLRALPADAGWQPMTSRCALLLPIKAGERLPAITVQLRAARAQTLQVSLLTSDNPANTCGDRPLAAQRIEVNDQGAYRLNFDYLADSDRYLFIAFAENPDIEMALTSQRLPGVMMVFNSLNPRVAKRTRQINDGDYGVDEFDFWLPRRAPQQILLAFALEAPLQLWHRDYLLNGKLRPERHTNCWVPALDDAHPHVSWQWREPQQARQLTLLFDNDFDHAMETVQMGHAQSITPHCTTHYRLWLDDTLLVEVQENHHSLCHHLVPQEMRFRQIRLELLASAGSLPALYGLHLH; this is encoded by the coding sequence ATGCAAATTTTCTCATCACAAAATGCACGCGACTTTCCTCAGCAACAGCTGCAGGCAGACTTATTGGTTGCCGGTGGAGGTTTAGCGGGCGTGTGTGCCGCTTTAGCCGCTGCACGCGAGGGGCTGAGCGTGGTGTTGATTCAGGATCGCCCGGTGCTGGGCGGCAACGCCTCCAGTGAGGTACGCCTGTGGGCTAACGGTGCCACTTCTCACATGGGCAATAACAACCGCTGGGCGCGCGAAGGCGGCATCATGGGCGAGATCATGGAGGAGAATCTGTGGCGTAATAAAGAGGGCAATCCCGTGCTGTTTGATCTGGTGCTGCTGGATATTGTGCAGGCACAGCCGGGACTGACCTTACTGCTCAATACTGTGGTTACTGATATCGAAAAATCTGGCCGCCGCCTGCAGGCCGTACAGGCATTTAACGCTATCAACCAGACGCACTATCGGGTTTCGGCCGCGCAGTTTATTGATGCCAGCGGAGATGGCGTCCTGGGCTATCTGGCCGGTGCCGCACATCGTGTCGGCGCAGAATCCGTTGACGAGTTTGGCGAGAAAATGGCGCCAGGCGAAAATTTTGGTCACAAGCTCGGGCATTCGATCTACTTTTACACCAAACGCACCGCACAGCCCGTCCGTTTTGTACCGCCCTCTTTTGCCCTGAAAGAGATCAGCGCTATTCCGCGCTACCAACGCCTGAATGCCACTCTCAACGGATGCGATTTATGGTGGCTGGAATGGGGCGGACGGCTGGATACCGTGCACGAAAGCGAAACCATTAAGTGGGAACTGTGGAAAATTGTCTGGGGCGTGTGGGATTACATCAAAAACGCCGGTGAATTCCCGGATGCCGCTAACCTCACCATTGAATGGGTTGGGCTCATTCCCGGCAAGCGCGAGAGCCGACGTTTTCTTGGCGATACGCTGCTCTGCCAGCAGGACATCATTGAGCAGCGCGATCACTACGATGCCGTGGCGTATGGCGGCTGGTCGATTGATTTGCATCCGGCCGACGGCGTCTATAGCCAACACGAAGGGTGTCGTCAGTTTCACAGCAAAGGCACCTACACCATTCCATTCCGCGCGCTGTACAGCCAATCGCTGGATAATTTGCTGTTAACCGGCCGCCTTATCTCCGCAACACACGTGGCATTTGGCAGCGCACGCGTGATGTGTACCTGCGGCGTACTGGGTGAAGCCGTGGGACGCGCAGCCGCCATCTGTCAGCGGCAACAGCTTACGCCCGCCGAGCTGGCGCAGCCGGATCGGGTGGGAGACTTGCAGCAACAGTTGCTGCGTCAGGGCGCATTTATACCGCGCGTGCCGCTGGCGAATCCCGCCCGAGACGCACAGGTTACGGTCAGCAGTACGCTACAGCTGCGCGCCCTGCCCGCGGATGCAGGATGGCAGCCCATGACATCTCGCTGCGCACTGCTGCTGCCGATAAAAGCAGGCGAACGGTTGCCGGCCATCACCGTGCAACTGCGTGCCGCGCGGGCGCAAACCTTACAGGTGTCGCTGCTCACCAGTGACAACCCCGCCAATACCTGCGGCGATCGCCCGCTCGCCGCGCAACGCATCGAGGTCAACGATCAGGGCGCTTATCGCCTGAATTTTGATTATCTGGCCGATAGCGATCGCTATCTGTTTATCGCTTTTGCAGAGAATCCGGATATTGAGATGGCGCTGACCAGCCAGCGTTTGCCGGGCGTGATGATGGTGTTTAATAGCCTCAACCCTCGCGTAGCAAAACGTACCCGTCAGATTAATGATGGTGATTACGGGGTTGATGAGTTTGATTTTTGGTTGCCGCGTCGCGCGCCGCAGCAAATCCTGCTGGCCTTTGCGCTGGAAGCGCCGCTGCAGCTGTGGCATCGCGATTATTTGCTGAATGGCAAGTTACGTCCGGAACGCCACACAAACTGTTGGGTACCGGCGCTGGACGACGCACATCCCCACGTAAGCTGGCAATGGCGGGAACCGCAGCAGGCGCGCCAACTCACCTTGTTATTTGATAACGATTTCGATCATGCGATGGAGACGGTGCAGATGGGGCATGCGCAGTCGATAACGCCACACTGCACCACGCATTATCGCTTGTGGCTGGATGACACATTACTGGTTGAAGTGCAGGAAAATCACCATTCACTGTGTCATCACCTTGTGCCGCAGGAAATGCGTTTCCGCCAGATCAGGCTGGAACTGCTCGCCAGTGCGGGTTCGCTGCCCGCACTTTACGGCTTACATCTGCATTAG
- the mscS gene encoding small-conductance mechanosensitive channel MscS translates to MEDLNVVNGINSAGGWLVRNQALILSYAVNIVAAIVTIIIGMFIARIISNAINRVLLARHIDATVADFLSAMVRYGVIAFTIIAALGRVGVQTASVIAVLGAAGLAVGLALQGSLSNLAAGVLLVTFRPFKTGEFVDLGGVMGTVQNVQIFSTTLKSADGKIVVVPNGKIIAGNIINYSREPIRRNEFIIGVAYDADVDQVIALLQEVVEADERVLKDLGIQIGLNELAASSLNFVVRCWSKSSDLQNVYWDLMKNFKRTLDANGIGIPYPQMDVHLHQVKSEQQLPARTE, encoded by the coding sequence ATGGAAGACTTAAATGTCGTTAATGGCATTAACAGTGCCGGTGGATGGCTGGTACGTAATCAGGCACTGATCCTTAGCTATGCGGTCAATATTGTGGCGGCGATCGTTACCATCATCATTGGTATGTTCATCGCACGCATTATTTCAAATGCCATTAACCGCGTGCTGCTGGCGCGTCATATTGATGCCACCGTGGCTGATTTCCTCTCGGCGATGGTGCGATACGGCGTTATCGCGTTCACCATTATTGCTGCATTGGGTCGCGTTGGCGTGCAAACCGCCTCGGTGATCGCCGTGCTGGGTGCCGCTGGTTTGGCCGTGGGTTTAGCATTGCAAGGGTCGCTGTCGAATCTTGCTGCCGGCGTGCTGCTGGTGACCTTCCGTCCGTTCAAAACCGGTGAGTTTGTTGATCTTGGTGGTGTGATGGGTACCGTGCAGAACGTACAGATTTTCTCTACGACCCTGAAAAGCGCCGATGGCAAAATTGTGGTGGTGCCAAACGGTAAAATCATTGCCGGCAACATCATTAACTATTCACGTGAACCGATTCGTCGTAATGAATTCATCATTGGCGTGGCCTACGATGCGGATGTTGATCAGGTCATTGCACTGTTACAGGAAGTGGTGGAAGCGGATGAGCGCGTCTTAAAAGATCTCGGTATCCAGATTGGCCTGAACGAACTGGCGGCCTCCTCGCTCAACTTTGTCGTGCGTTGCTGGAGCAAAAGCAGCGATCTGCAAAACGTCTATTGGGACCTGATGAAGAACTTCAAGCGCACGCTGGATGCGAATGGAATTGGTATTCCTTATCCGCAGATGGATGTGCATCTGCATCAGGTGAAAAGCGAGCAACAGCTGCCCGCTCGCACCGAGTAA
- the argO gene encoding arginine exporter ArgO produces the protein MLSVYLQGLALGAALILPLGPQNAFVMNQGIKRHYHLMTAALCTLSDIALICGGIFGGSALLNQSPILLMIITWAGVAFLLWYGWGALRSAWQGDVSLASEAELKQGRWRIIATLLAVTWLNPHVYLDTFVVLGSLGSQLPSVDARRWFAFGTVSASIIWFFGLALMAAWLSPRLRTVRAQRVINLLVGGVMWFIAIQLARQGIAAF, from the coding sequence GTGTTATCTGTTTATTTACAAGGGCTTGCCCTTGGTGCCGCGCTAATCCTGCCATTAGGTCCGCAAAATGCTTTCGTGATGAATCAGGGCATTAAGCGCCATTACCATCTGATGACCGCTGCGCTCTGTACCCTTAGCGATATTGCGCTGATCTGTGGTGGAATTTTTGGCGGCAGCGCGTTGCTGAACCAATCACCCATCTTACTGATGATCATTACCTGGGCGGGCGTGGCATTTTTACTGTGGTATGGCTGGGGTGCGTTGCGCAGTGCATGGCAAGGTGATGTGTCGTTGGCTTCTGAAGCCGAGCTGAAGCAGGGACGTTGGCGCATTATCGCCACACTATTGGCGGTAACCTGGCTCAATCCGCACGTCTATCTCGATACTTTTGTAGTACTTGGCAGCCTGGGCAGTCAGTTGCCATCAGTGGACGCACGCCGCTGGTTTGCCTTTGGCACCGTTAGCGCGTCAATTATTTGGTTCTTTGGCCTGGCACTGATGGCGGCATGGCTGTCACCACGATTGCGCACCGTGCGGGCGCAACGCGTTATTAATCTGCTGGTTGGTGGCGTGATGTGGTTTATCGCCATCCAGCTGGCGCGCCAGGGGATAGCTGCGTTCTAA